Proteins from a single region of Melanotaenia boesemani isolate fMelBoe1 chromosome 3, fMelBoe1.pri, whole genome shotgun sequence:
- the zgc:113054 gene encoding uncharacterized protein zgc:113054 yields MSLRKVPDTPVEVIVDLLTKAKDVAAAHGSVPEDLMSHLQKALDIASGLDDYLDEITTQESEPLAELYKKTMSHDWDQVYKDGKTIFRLPKECITGHVEGQTLKMLIHMSQARRVLEIGMFTGYGALSMAEGLPEDGSIVACELEPYLKDFAQPIFDKSPHGKKITVKTGSAMDTLKELASAGEQFDLVFIDADKSNYINYYNFIMEHNLLRLRGLICVDNSLFKAKVYLENTTDSNGLALREFNQFVSSDPRVEQVIVPLRDGISLIRRASVASELLQGTITDDEVFRGVKGRSILDRLRLDGKVAYVTGGGQGIGRAFAHALGEAGAKVAVVDLDQAKAEAVGKELFLKGIHAISITADVSKSDDVQRMVDTIVSKWGSIHIGCNNAGINMNSASEDTSLEEWDKTFSVNLRGTFMCCQAAGRVMLKQGYGKIINTASMASLIVPHPQKQLSYNTSKAGVVKLTQTLGTEWVDRGVRVNCISPGIVDTPLIHSEDLRPLVQRWLSDIPAGRLAQVTDLQAAVVYLASEASDYMTGHNLVIEGGQSLW; encoded by the exons TTCCTGACACCCCGGTGGAAGTCATTGTGGATCTGTTAACGAAAGCCAAAGATGTAGCTGCAGCACATGGTTCTGTTCCTGAGGACCTGATGAGCCACTTGCAGAAGGCTCTGGACATCGCCAGTGGACTGGATGACTACCTGGACGAAATAACCACACAGGAAAGCGAACCTCTGGCAGAGCTTTATAA AAAAACGATGTCTCATGACTGGGATCAGGTGTACAAGGATGGGAAAACAATATTCCGTCTACCCAAAGAGTGCATCACTGGCCACGTTGAAG GCCAAACCCTTAAGATGCTGATCCACATGAGTCAAGCCAGGAGGGTCCTAGAGATCGGGATGTTCACAGGCTACGGAGCCCTGTCCATGGCTGAGGGGCTTCCTGAGGATGGCAGCATAGTGGCCTGTGAGCTGGAGCCGTATCTCAAAGACTTCGCTCAGCCCATTTTTGACAAGTCTCCACATGGCAAGAAGATAACTGTCAAGACTGGATCTGCCATGGACACCCTGAAG GAACTGGCTTCTGCAGGCGAGCAGTTTGACCTGGTCTTTATTGATGCTGACAAGAGTAATTACATCAACTACTACAACTTCATCATGGAGCACAACCTGCTGAGGCTGCGAGGACTCATATGTGTAGACAACTCACTGTTCAAAGCAAAGGTTTATCTTGAAAACACCACTGATAGCAACGGGCTGGCACTTCGAGAGTTCAACCAGTTCGTGTCCAGCGATCCGCGGGTGGAGCAG GTCATTGTCCCTCTCAGAGACGGCATCAGTCTCATCAGGCGGGCGTCCGTGGCCTCTGAGCTGCTGCAG GGTACGATAACAGATGATGAAGTTTTTCGTGGGGTCAAGGGCCGTTCCATCCTGGATCGGCTGCGTCTTGATGGAAAGGTGGCCTATGTGACGGGTGGCGGGCAAGGCATCGGGCGAGCGTTCGCTCATGCCCTGGGGGAGGCTGGTGCGAAGGTGGCTGTGGTGGATCTGGATCAAGCTAAAGCTGAGGCAGTTGGAAAGGAGCTTTTTCTCAAAG GTATCCACGCCATTTCCATCACGGCAGACGTCAGCAAGTCGGACGACGTCCAGAGGATGGTGGACACCATCGTCTCTAAATGGGGATCAATCCACATCGGCTGCAACAACGCTGGCATCAACATGAACTCAGCCAGCGAGGACACCAGCTTAGAAGAGTGGGACAAAACCTTCAGCGTGAACCTGAGGGGGACTTTCATGTGTTGTCAG GCAGCAGGTCGAGTGATGTTAAAGCAAGGATACGGGAAGATTATCAACACAGCCTCCATGGCCAGTCTAATAG TGCCCCACCCGCAGAAGCAGCTTTCCTACAACACATCCAAGGCCGGAGTAGTAAAACTGACTCAGACTTTGGGCACTGAATGGGTTGACAGAGGAGTGCGCGTCAACTGCATCTCACC GGGGATTGTTGACACCCCTCTCATCCACTCGGAGGATCTGAGGCCTCTGGTGCAGCGCTGGCTGTCAGACATCCCTGCTGGTAGACTGGCTCAAGTGACAGACCTGCAAGCTGCAGTGGTCTACTTGGCATCTGAAGCCTCTGACTACATGACAGGGCATAACTTAGTCATAGAGGGTGGGCAGAGTCTGTGGTAG